From a region of the Thermus caldilimi genome:
- a CDS encoding arginine--tRNA ligase — translation MVRRALEEAIHHALKEMGLDLRLKVARAPKDKPGDYGVPLFALAKELRKPPQAIAEELKARLDLPPFVEEAIPVGGYLNFRIRTEDLLKEALRPKEPFPKREGLVLIEHTSVNPNKELHVGHLRNIALGDSLARILDYAGRRVLVLNYIDDTGRQAAETLFALRHYGLAWDGKEKYDHFAGKAYVRLHQDPEYPNLQWGIEEILHALERGELREDVNRICLAQMATMKALNAHYDLLVWESDIVRAGLLEKALGILKQSPHVFRPTEGKYAGALVMDASPFIPGLEDPYFVLVRSGGAATYYAKDIAFQFWKMGLLEGLYFQPYENPYYPTLRTSAPEGEPYTPRARETINVIDVRQSHPQALVRAALALAGHPELAEGAFHLAYETVLLEGKQMSGRKGLAVSVDEVLEEAERRALAVIGEKNPDHPAKEEAARMVALGAIRFAMVKTEPRKQIDFRYAEALSFEGDTGPYVQYAHARAHSILRKAGEWGEADLAQATPYERELALALLDFEEAVLEAAEEKTPHVLAQHLLDLSASWNAYYNAKEEGRPATPVLTAPPGLRELRLGLVKSLQETLKTGLSLLGIPAPEVM, via the coding sequence ATGGTGCGCCGCGCCCTGGAAGAGGCCATTCACCACGCCCTCAAGGAGATGGGCCTGGACCTCCGCCTCAAGGTGGCCCGGGCCCCCAAGGACAAGCCTGGGGACTACGGGGTTCCCCTCTTCGCCTTGGCCAAGGAGCTCAGGAAACCCCCCCAGGCCATCGCCGAGGAGCTCAAGGCCCGCCTGGACCTTCCCCCTTTCGTGGAAGAGGCCATCCCCGTGGGGGGGTATTTGAACTTCCGCATCCGTACGGAGGATCTTCTCAAGGAGGCCCTGAGGCCCAAGGAACCCTTCCCAAAGAGGGAAGGTCTGGTGCTCATCGAGCACACCTCGGTGAACCCCAACAAGGAGCTCCACGTGGGCCACCTGCGGAATATCGCCCTCGGGGACAGCCTGGCCCGCATCCTGGACTATGCGGGGCGAAGGGTCCTGGTCCTGAACTACATTGACGACACCGGCCGCCAGGCGGCGGAAACCCTTTTCGCCCTAAGGCACTATGGCCTGGCGTGGGACGGGAAGGAGAAGTACGACCACTTCGCCGGCAAAGCCTACGTGCGCCTCCACCAGGACCCCGAGTACCCCAACCTGCAGTGGGGCATAGAGGAAATCCTTCACGCCCTGGAGCGGGGGGAACTCAGGGAAGACGTCAACCGCATCTGCCTGGCCCAGATGGCCACCATGAAGGCCCTGAACGCCCACTACGACCTCCTGGTCTGGGAATCCGACATCGTTCGGGCAGGGCTTCTGGAAAAGGCCCTGGGGATCCTGAAACAGAGTCCCCACGTCTTCCGCCCCACGGAGGGCAAGTATGCGGGGGCCTTGGTCATGGACGCAAGTCCCTTCATCCCCGGTCTGGAAGACCCCTACTTCGTCCTGGTGCGCTCGGGGGGAGCCGCCACCTACTACGCCAAGGACATCGCCTTCCAGTTCTGGAAGATGGGCCTTTTGGAGGGGTTGTACTTCCAGCCCTACGAGAACCCCTACTACCCAACCCTGAGAACCAGCGCCCCTGAGGGGGAACCCTACACCCCCAGGGCCAGGGAAACCATCAACGTCATCGACGTGCGCCAAAGCCACCCCCAGGCCCTGGTGCGGGCGGCCTTGGCCCTGGCGGGGCACCCCGAGCTGGCGGAGGGTGCCTTTCACCTGGCCTATGAAACCGTACTGCTGGAAGGCAAACAGATGTCCGGGCGCAAGGGCCTGGCGGTGAGCGTGGATGAGGTCCTGGAGGAAGCGGAAAGGCGGGCCCTCGCCGTGATAGGGGAGAAAAACCCCGACCACCCCGCCAAGGAGGAGGCGGCCAGGATGGTGGCCCTGGGGGCTATCCGCTTTGCCATGGTGAAGACCGAACCCAGGAAACAGATCGATTTCCGCTACGCCGAGGCCCTTTCCTTTGAAGGGGATACGGGCCCCTACGTCCAGTACGCCCACGCCCGGGCCCACAGCATCCTCCGCAAGGCCGGGGAGTGGGGGGAGGCAGACCTCGCCCAGGCCACCCCGTACGAGCGGGAGCTGGCCCTGGCCCTTTTGGACTTTGAGGAGGCGGTGCTGGAGGCTGCCGAGGAAAAAACCCCCCACGTGCTGGCCCAGCACCTGCTGGACCTCTCCGCCAGCTGGAACGCCTACTACAACGCCAAGGAGGAGGGCCGCCCCGCCACCCCGGTGCTCACGGCACCCCCGGGCCTGAGGGAACTTCGCCTTGGCCTGGTGAAGAGCCTGCAAGAAACCCTGAAGACGGGGCTTTCCCTCCTGGGTATCCCCGCCCCTGAGGTAATGTAA
- a CDS encoding deoxynucleoside kinase, whose protein sequence is MYLAIAGNIGSGKSSLTALLSEAFGLKPVYEAVSENPYLEDFYRDMGAYAFHSQVFFLARRVRQHLLEVNGARAVVQDRTIYEDALVFAQNLYREGHLQERDWQTYLDLFQSVSPALRKPDLLIYLRASLPTLRERIKKRGRPFEQNLPDRYLLGLNALYEELIASWDLSPVHVVEADRIDFVEKAEDRDSLLAALRLWIRP, encoded by the coding sequence ATGTATCTGGCCATCGCCGGCAACATCGGTAGCGGCAAGAGTTCCCTCACCGCCTTGCTCTCAGAGGCCTTCGGGCTGAAGCCGGTGTACGAGGCGGTGAGCGAAAACCCCTACCTGGAGGACTTCTACCGAGATATGGGGGCCTACGCCTTCCACTCCCAGGTCTTCTTCCTGGCGAGAAGGGTGCGCCAGCACCTTCTGGAGGTGAACGGGGCGAGGGCCGTGGTGCAGGACCGCACGATCTATGAGGACGCCCTGGTCTTCGCCCAGAACCTTTACCGGGAAGGCCACTTGCAGGAGCGGGACTGGCAGACCTACCTGGACCTCTTCCAGAGCGTGTCCCCAGCCCTTAGGAAGCCCGATCTTCTCATCTACCTCCGGGCGAGCCTACCCACCTTGAGGGAGCGGATAAAAAAGCGGGGAAGGCCCTTTGAGCAGAACCTCCCCGACCGCTACCTTCTCGGGCTCAACGCCCTCTACGAAGAACTTATCGCCTCCTGGGACCTCTCCCCTGTCCACGTGGTGGAGGCGGACCGGATAGACTTTGTGGAAAAGGCGGAGGACCGCGATAGCCTTCTTGCCGCCCTCCGCCTGTGGATCCGGCCATGA
- the glpX gene encoding class II fructose-bisphosphatase: MEIERRLVLEVVRVTEQAALAASRLAGKGDKEAVDEAGTQAMRRVLNELPIKGTVVIGEGEMDEAPMLYIGEVLGQGGVEVDIAVDPVEGTTTAAKGLPNAVTVIAISEKGGLFHAPDMYMEKLIVPPPAAGLVDLSWPVSANLKALALALQRSVEDLVVVVLDRPRHERLIREIREAGARVKLISDGDVIAALAAAIRGTGVHAVMGIGGAPEGVLAAAALKCLGGEIQARFTPQNEEERARLKAMGGDENRIYRTEDLAPGREIVFAATGITDGDILQGVRFFGGGARTHSIVLGHATRTVRFIDSIHLFETGARVTIRV; the protein is encoded by the coding sequence ATGGAAATCGAGCGCCGGCTGGTCCTCGAGGTGGTGCGGGTAACCGAACAGGCTGCCCTGGCGGCAAGCCGCCTGGCGGGCAAGGGGGATAAGGAAGCCGTGGACGAGGCGGGCACCCAGGCCATGCGCCGGGTCCTGAACGAGCTTCCCATAAAGGGGACGGTGGTCATCGGCGAAGGTGAGATGGACGAGGCCCCCATGCTGTACATCGGGGAGGTCCTGGGCCAAGGGGGCGTGGAGGTGGACATCGCCGTGGACCCGGTGGAGGGCACCACCACCGCCGCCAAGGGCCTGCCCAACGCCGTGACCGTGATCGCCATCAGCGAGAAGGGCGGCCTCTTCCACGCCCCCGACATGTACATGGAAAAGCTCATCGTTCCCCCCCCGGCCGCGGGACTTGTGGATCTTTCCTGGCCGGTTTCCGCCAACCTGAAGGCCTTAGCCCTGGCGCTCCAGCGCTCTGTGGAGGACCTGGTGGTGGTGGTCCTGGACCGCCCCCGCCACGAACGCCTCATCCGGGAGATCCGGGAGGCAGGGGCCCGGGTGAAGCTGATCTCCGACGGGGATGTGATCGCCGCCTTGGCCGCCGCCATCCGGGGCACGGGGGTGCATGCGGTGATGGGGATTGGCGGAGCCCCTGAAGGCGTTTTGGCCGCCGCCGCTTTAAAGTGCCTGGGCGGGGAGATCCAGGCCCGCTTCACCCCGCAAAACGAGGAGGAACGAGCCCGGCTCAAGGCTATGGGAGGGGACGAAAACCGCATCTACCGCACCGAGGACCTGGCCCCGGGAAGGGAGATCGTCTTCGCCGCCACCGGCATCACCGACGGGGACATCCTCCAGGGGGTGCGCTTCTTCGGGGGCGGGGCCAGAACCCATTCCATCGTTCTGGGCCACGCCACCCGCACCGTTCGCTTCATAGACTCCATTCACCTTTTTGAAACCGGAGCCCGGGTGACCATTCGGGTTTAG
- the trmFO gene encoding methylenetetrahydrofolate--tRNA-(uracil(54)-C(5))-methyltransferase (FADH(2)-oxidizing) TrmFO: MERVTVVGGGLAGSEAAWTLARLGVPVRLYEMRPKRMTPAHATEKLAEIVCSNSLGGEGPTNAKGLLQAEMRRAGSLVMEAAFRARVPAGGALAVDREEFSQYITERLTRHPLVEVVREEVAEIPEGLAILATGPLTSDALSEAIRRRFGDHFLSYFDAASPIVLYESIDLGKCFRAGRYGQEADYLNCPLTEEEYRRFYQALLEAEEHTPHEWEKREFFEACVPVEELARRGYPTLLFGPMKPVGLKDPRTGKEPFAVVQLRQEDKAGRMWSLVGFQTGLKWPEQKRLIQMIPGLENAEIVRYGVMHRNTYLNAPLLLRETLEFKEREGLFAAGVLAGVEGYLESAATGFLAGLNAARRYQGLKPVAPPEESMLGGLVRFLATANPKGFQPMYANWGLVPPVEGRMAKKEKREAMYHRGLRAFEEWVASLGILAST, from the coding sequence ATGGAACGGGTAACGGTGGTGGGCGGAGGCCTGGCGGGAAGCGAGGCCGCCTGGACCCTGGCGCGGCTTGGGGTTCCCGTGCGCCTTTATGAGATGCGCCCCAAGCGCATGACTCCGGCCCACGCCACGGAAAAGCTAGCGGAGATCGTCTGCTCCAACTCCTTGGGGGGCGAGGGGCCCACGAACGCCAAGGGACTATTGCAGGCGGAGATGCGCCGGGCAGGAAGCCTGGTCATGGAGGCGGCCTTCAGGGCCCGGGTGCCCGCAGGAGGGGCCTTGGCTGTGGACCGGGAGGAGTTTAGCCAGTACATCACGGAGAGGCTTACCCGGCATCCCCTGGTGGAGGTGGTGCGGGAGGAGGTGGCGGAGATCCCTGAGGGCCTCGCCATTCTGGCCACGGGGCCCCTTACCTCCGACGCCCTCTCCGAGGCCATACGGCGCCGGTTTGGCGACCACTTCCTGAGCTACTTTGATGCGGCAAGCCCCATCGTCCTGTACGAAAGCATTGACCTGGGAAAGTGCTTCCGGGCCGGGCGCTACGGGCAGGAAGCGGACTACCTCAACTGCCCCCTGACCGAGGAGGAGTACCGGCGGTTCTACCAGGCTCTCCTCGAGGCGGAGGAGCACACCCCCCACGAGTGGGAAAAGCGGGAGTTCTTTGAAGCCTGCGTGCCCGTGGAGGAGCTGGCCCGAAGGGGCTACCCAACCCTCCTCTTTGGCCCCATGAAGCCCGTGGGGCTCAAGGACCCAAGGACCGGCAAGGAGCCCTTTGCCGTGGTGCAGCTTCGCCAGGAGGATAAGGCGGGGCGGATGTGGAGCCTGGTGGGGTTCCAGACCGGTCTTAAGTGGCCCGAGCAAAAGCGGCTCATCCAGATGATCCCGGGCCTGGAAAACGCCGAGATCGTGCGCTACGGGGTGATGCACCGAAACACCTACCTAAACGCTCCCCTCCTACTTCGGGAGACCTTGGAGTTTAAGGAGCGGGAAGGGCTTTTCGCCGCCGGGGTGCTGGCCGGGGTGGAGGGCTACCTGGAAAGCGCCGCCACAGGATTCCTGGCGGGCCTGAACGCCGCCCGGCGCTACCAGGGGTTAAAACCCGTGGCCCCGCCGGAGGAGAGCATGCTGGGGGGGTTGGTTCGCTTCCTGGCCACCGCCAACCCTAAAGGCTTCCAGCCCATGTACGCCAACTGGGGGCTGGTCCCTCCGGTGGAGGGAAGGATGGCCAAGAAGGAGAAGCGGGAGGCCATGTACCATAGGGGCCTCAGGGCCTTTGAGGAATGGGTGGCTTCCCTAGGGATACTGGCCTCCACCTAA
- the hisIE gene encoding bifunctional phosphoribosyl-AMP cyclohydrolase/phosphoribosyl-ATP diphosphatase HisIE translates to MDLSQVKFDEQGLVPVVVQDAKTGEVLTLAYANREALEETLRTRRSTFYSRSRKTLWRKGETSGNLQEVVEVLLDCDGDAVVYRVLPHGPACHTGERSCFHRPLLSGEPSLGFVLSQVYATIQERLKTLPEGSYVAKLHQAGLDRILKKIGEEAGEVIIAAKNQSPEEVRWEATDLLFHLLLVLAELGLTPEDLAKTLWERHRTPGGPAPS, encoded by the coding sequence ATGGACCTGTCCCAAGTGAAGTTTGATGAACAGGGCCTGGTACCCGTGGTGGTACAGGATGCCAAAACGGGTGAGGTCCTGACCCTGGCCTACGCCAACCGAGAAGCCCTGGAGGAAACCCTCAGGACAAGGCGGAGCACCTTCTATAGCCGGAGCCGAAAGACCCTATGGCGCAAGGGGGAGACCTCGGGGAACCTCCAGGAGGTGGTGGAGGTCCTCCTGGATTGCGATGGGGATGCGGTGGTCTACCGGGTTCTTCCTCACGGCCCCGCCTGCCACACGGGGGAACGAAGCTGCTTCCACCGCCCCCTCCTTTCCGGTGAACCCAGCCTGGGCTTTGTCCTTTCCCAGGTCTACGCCACCATCCAGGAGCGGCTTAAAACCCTTCCCGAGGGAAGCTACGTGGCCAAGCTCCACCAGGCGGGCCTGGACCGGATCCTGAAGAAGATCGGGGAGGAGGCCGGGGAGGTCATCATCGCCGCCAAGAACCAAAGCCCTGAGGAGGTGCGCTGGGAAGCCACGGATCTTCTCTTCCACCTCCTCCTCGTGCTGGCGGAACTGGGGCTCACCCCGGAGGACCTGGCCAAGACCCTCTGGGAGCGGCACCGGACCCCAGGCGGCCCTGCGCCCAGTTAA
- the uvrC gene encoding excinuclease ABC subunit UvrC → MGIVRPSELPPLPEAPGVYLWKQGEEVLYVGKAKNLRARVRSYFHAEGKATRIAQEATALDFIATRDEVEALLLEANLIKAHRPPYNVLLKDDKHYPFLKLTREPFPTLLVVRRVEEDGAKYYGPFPEASALRRIKTLIDRLFPLRKNSGYPMKKRRYPCLNHSMGRCLAPCVGLADPKAYQEVVRQVEAVLEGKVDGLLRGLEAKMREAAQRLEFERAAEIRDQMEALRAFFSTAQQAFDPEIGDLDFLGLAQAGPLAVVQLYQVRSGRILGRISRVVEKEEASPEEILWAFLRDYYLEASPLPPLVLLPFPLEDLEGLAALLHRRAGRRVELRVPQRGEKARLLELAEKNARLALETELKQRERRGDHPALKALQEILGLSQRPYRLEGYDVSHLQGEARVFSMAVLEGGRPKRGEYRRMRLKAGNDDYAAMEEGVYRRFTGSLKDLPLPDLLLIDGGLGQVRAAARALERAGLSLPLVGLAKKEEVLITQEGREIRLPLTHPALQLLIHLRDEAHQNGLRYHQKRRSQELFRVLEGIPGIGEARKRLLLERYGGLKALKEAPLEELARLPGMNRKAAESLKAALEGGLG, encoded by the coding sequence ATGGGGATCGTGCGGCCTTCCGAGCTTCCTCCCCTTCCCGAGGCCCCCGGGGTTTACCTGTGGAAGCAAGGGGAAGAGGTCCTCTACGTGGGCAAGGCCAAAAACCTGAGGGCCCGGGTGCGAAGCTACTTCCATGCGGAGGGCAAGGCAACCCGCATCGCCCAAGAGGCCACCGCCCTGGACTTCATCGCCACCCGGGACGAGGTGGAGGCCCTCCTCCTCGAGGCCAACCTCATCAAGGCCCACCGCCCCCCCTACAACGTCCTTCTCAAGGACGACAAGCACTACCCCTTCCTAAAGCTCACCCGCGAGCCCTTCCCCACCCTCCTGGTGGTGCGGCGGGTGGAGGAGGATGGGGCCAAGTACTATGGTCCCTTCCCTGAGGCCAGCGCCCTAAGGCGCATTAAGACCCTAATCGACCGCCTTTTCCCCTTGCGCAAGAACTCCGGCTACCCCATGAAAAAGAGACGCTACCCCTGCCTGAACCACAGCATGGGCCGCTGCCTGGCCCCTTGCGTGGGTCTGGCCGACCCCAAGGCCTACCAGGAGGTGGTACGCCAGGTGGAGGCGGTGCTGGAGGGGAAGGTGGATGGGCTCCTGAGGGGGCTGGAAGCCAAGATGCGTGAAGCCGCACAGAGGTTAGAGTTTGAGCGGGCAGCGGAGATCCGGGATCAAATGGAGGCTCTAAGAGCTTTCTTCTCCACTGCCCAGCAAGCCTTTGACCCGGAGATAGGGGATCTGGACTTCTTGGGCTTGGCCCAGGCAGGGCCTTTGGCGGTGGTGCAGCTCTACCAGGTGCGCTCAGGGCGGATCCTGGGCCGCATCAGCCGGGTGGTGGAAAAGGAGGAAGCGAGCCCTGAGGAAATCCTCTGGGCCTTCCTGCGGGATTACTACCTGGAGGCTTCCCCCCTACCCCCCCTGGTCCTGCTGCCCTTCCCCCTGGAGGACCTGGAAGGACTGGCAGCCCTCCTTCACCGCCGCGCCGGGCGGAGGGTGGAGCTGAGGGTGCCCCAAAGGGGAGAGAAAGCGCGGCTTCTGGAGCTGGCGGAGAAGAACGCCCGCCTGGCCCTGGAGACCGAGCTCAAGCAACGGGAAAGACGGGGGGACCACCCGGCCCTAAAGGCCCTACAGGAGATCCTGGGGCTATCCCAAAGGCCCTATCGCCTCGAGGGCTACGACGTAAGCCACCTCCAGGGGGAGGCCCGGGTCTTTTCCATGGCCGTCCTGGAGGGGGGTAGGCCCAAGCGGGGGGAGTACCGCCGGATGCGCCTCAAGGCGGGGAACGACGATTACGCCGCCATGGAGGAGGGGGTCTACCGGCGCTTCACGGGAAGCCTCAAGGACCTGCCCCTCCCCGACCTCCTCCTCATCGACGGGGGCTTAGGCCAGGTGCGGGCAGCAGCCCGGGCTTTGGAAAGAGCAGGCCTGAGCCTCCCCCTGGTGGGCCTGGCCAAGAAGGAGGAGGTCCTCATCACCCAAGAGGGCCGGGAGATCCGCCTGCCCCTCACCCACCCCGCCCTCCAGCTCCTCATCCACCTGCGGGACGAGGCCCACCAAAACGGCCTCCGCTACCACCAAAAGCGGAGGAGCCAAGAGCTTTTCCGGGTCCTCGAGGGCATCCCCGGCATCGGGGAGGCCCGGAAGCGCCTCCTTCTGGAGCGCTACGGGGGGCTTAAGGCCTTAAAGGAAGCTCCTTTAGAGGAACTTGCCCGCCTGCCGGGCATGAACCGCAAGGCGGCGGAGTCCCTGAAGGCCGCTTTGGAAGGGGGCCTGGGGTAA
- the hisF gene encoding imidazole glycerol phosphate synthase subunit HisF — MSLAKRIIPCLDVHAGRVVKGVNFVNLRDAGDPVEAAQAYDEAGADELVFLDISATHEERAILLEVVAQVAERVFIPLTVGGGVRSLEDARRLLLAGADKVSVNSAAVKRPELIQELSDHFGSQAVVLAIDARWKGDFPEVHIAGGRIPTGLHAVEWALRGVELGAGEILLTSMDKDGTKEGYDLRLTRMVAEAVSVPVIASGGAGKKEHFLEAFLAGADAALAASVFHFGEIPIPELKRFLAERGLEVRLDGPVPSEV; from the coding sequence ATGAGCCTGGCCAAGCGCATCATCCCCTGCCTGGATGTCCACGCGGGCCGCGTGGTGAAGGGCGTCAACTTCGTAAACCTCCGCGATGCGGGCGACCCCGTGGAAGCCGCCCAGGCCTACGACGAGGCCGGCGCCGACGAGCTGGTCTTCCTGGACATCTCCGCCACCCACGAGGAGCGGGCTATCCTCCTCGAGGTGGTGGCCCAGGTGGCGGAAAGGGTCTTCATCCCCTTAACCGTGGGAGGAGGCGTCCGCTCCTTGGAGGATGCCCGGAGGCTTCTTCTGGCCGGGGCCGATAAGGTGAGCGTGAACTCGGCCGCGGTGAAGCGCCCCGAGCTCATCCAGGAGCTTTCGGACCACTTCGGCTCCCAGGCGGTGGTCCTGGCCATTGACGCCCGCTGGAAGGGGGACTTCCCCGAGGTCCACATCGCTGGCGGACGCATCCCCACGGGGCTTCACGCGGTGGAATGGGCCCTTAGAGGGGTAGAGCTTGGCGCTGGGGAAATCCTTCTCACCAGCATGGACAAAGACGGCACCAAAGAAGGCTACGACCTCAGACTCACCCGCATGGTGGCCGAGGCGGTGAGCGTGCCGGTGATCGCAAGCGGAGGGGCGGGGAAAAAGGAGCATTTCCTCGAGGCTTTCTTGGCCGGGGCCGACGCCGCCTTGGCCGCCAGCGTCTTCCACTTCGGCGAGATCCCCATACCCGAACTCAAGCGATTCTTGGCCGAACGGGGCTTGGAGGTGCGCCTAGATGGACCTGTCCCAAGTGAAGTTTGA
- a CDS encoding Mur ligase family protein has translation MTLEELFAPFGLPVYPSGSHKAPPLEVRGITLDSRRVEPGYVFVAVPGVPLPHRKPLDGHDFIPQALAKGAIAVVGEQELSLPVPYLRVGDAREALAHLARRFFGEPDRKLALLGITGSKGKSTTASLLHHLLQAGEKPAALLSTVGLSLGEEARPNTGHFTTPEAPEVYGFLREAVERGLEAAVLEVSSHALALKRVEGLTYPIGVFVSFYPDDHLDLHGTAEAYFAAKALLVERSHLAVLNTRLPHLKQLLPRPHLLFGPGGEVWGEGLREGEEGLRFTLHTPWGSGEAFLPMLGRYNLDNALAASAAALAYGISLEKVLQGLATFRGVPGRMEVVQGKPFRLIIDFAHTGKSLEEALKTLRATTRGRLLLVVGAAGERDPRRREDIGRVAARLADKTFFTEEDHRTEDLRAILEALAKAARKEGGLYEIIPDRKEAIFRALSEAREGDTVLLAGKGHERTLERGTLALPWDEKAVALEGLKALGLGGGQYP, from the coding sequence ATGACCCTCGAGGAACTCTTCGCCCCCTTTGGCCTTCCGGTGTACCCTTCGGGAAGCCACAAGGCCCCGCCCCTAGAGGTGCGGGGGATCACCCTGGACTCGAGGCGGGTGGAACCCGGCTATGTCTTCGTGGCCGTACCCGGAGTTCCCCTTCCCCACCGCAAGCCCTTGGACGGACACGACTTTATCCCCCAAGCCTTGGCCAAGGGGGCCATCGCCGTGGTGGGGGAACAGGAGCTAAGCCTTCCCGTGCCCTATCTGCGGGTGGGGGACGCCCGGGAGGCCTTGGCCCACTTGGCCCGCCGTTTCTTCGGCGAACCCGACCGGAAACTGGCCCTCTTGGGCATCACCGGTTCCAAGGGGAAGAGCACCACGGCAAGCCTCCTTCACCACCTCCTGCAAGCCGGCGAAAAACCCGCCGCCCTCCTCTCCACCGTGGGGCTGAGCCTGGGAGAGGAGGCCCGCCCTAACACCGGCCATTTCACCACCCCCGAGGCCCCCGAGGTGTACGGGTTTTTGCGGGAGGCCGTGGAAAGAGGGCTGGAAGCTGCTGTGCTGGAGGTTTCCAGCCATGCCCTGGCCCTGAAGCGGGTGGAAGGGCTTACCTACCCCATCGGGGTCTTTGTGAGCTTCTACCCTGACGACCATCTGGACCTGCACGGCACCGCCGAGGCCTACTTTGCCGCCAAGGCCCTATTGGTGGAACGCTCCCACCTCGCCGTTTTAAACACCCGCCTACCCCACCTGAAGCAGCTTCTTCCCAGGCCCCACCTTCTCTTCGGGCCGGGTGGGGAGGTGTGGGGGGAGGGCTTGCGGGAAGGGGAGGAAGGCCTCCGCTTTACCCTGCACACCCCCTGGGGTTCGGGGGAAGCCTTTTTGCCCATGCTGGGGCGGTACAACCTGGATAACGCCCTGGCCGCCAGCGCCGCCGCCTTGGCCTATGGGATTTCTCTGGAAAAGGTGCTTCAGGGCCTCGCCACCTTTAGGGGAGTGCCGGGGCGGATGGAGGTGGTGCAGGGAAAGCCCTTCCGGCTGATCATCGACTTCGCCCACACGGGGAAAAGCCTGGAGGAAGCTTTAAAGACCCTGCGGGCCACCACCCGGGGAAGGCTTCTTCTGGTGGTGGGGGCTGCCGGGGAACGGGATCCGAGGAGGCGGGAGGATATCGGGCGGGTGGCGGCAAGGCTTGCCGACAAGACCTTTTTCACCGAGGAGGACCACCGCACGGAGGACCTCCGGGCCATCCTCGAGGCCCTGGCCAAGGCCGCCAGGAAGGAGGGGGGCCTTTACGAGATCATCCCCGACCGCAAGGAGGCCATCTTCCGCGCCCTTTCCGAGGCCCGGGAAGGGGATACTGTGCTCCTGGCCGGCAAGGGGCACGAGCGCACCCTGGAAAGGGGCACCCTGGCCCTGCCCTGGGACGAGAAGGCGGTGGCCCTGGAGGGGCTTAAGGCCCTGGGCTTAGGTGGAGGCCAGTATCCCTAG
- a CDS encoding Uma2 family endonuclease: MAVRHRFKVEEVLALSAPGPEARLELLEGEVYEMAPISSEHAGLLNWLLRTLAARTLGQAHIRVQSPPLYLSQAEILWSPPL, translated from the coding sequence ATGGCGGTGCGGCACCGGTTTAAGGTGGAGGAGGTCTTGGCCCTTTCGGCCCCGGGGCCGGAAGCCCGCCTGGAGTTGCTGGAAGGCGAGGTCTACGAGATGGCGCCCATCTCCAGCGAGCACGCAGGGCTGCTGAACTGGCTCCTGCGGACCCTGGCCGCCCGTACCCTGGGCCAAGCCCACATCCGGGTGCAAAGCCCCCCCCTTTACCTCTCCCAGGCGGAAATCCTTTGGAGCCCTCCCCTATGA
- a CDS encoding deoxynucleoside kinase — MYIAIEGPIGAGKTTLARLLAQRLGAEPLLEVVEENPFLPLFYQDRKRYAFKTQVFFLLSRYRQLSRLRERSLFGGVVADYLFDKDAIFASLNLEGPEWDLYLDLYRELSLKLPPPDLTVYLRVSVPVLLERIQKRGRPFEEGMDPAYLEALSEAYERHFARYAHPLLVLEADQLDYSQPGPDQDRVVALVKTRLAQGGRTA; from the coding sequence GTGTACATCGCTATAGAAGGCCCCATCGGTGCAGGCAAAACCACCCTGGCCCGGCTTCTTGCGCAAAGGCTCGGGGCCGAGCCCCTTCTGGAGGTGGTGGAGGAAAATCCCTTCCTGCCCCTTTTCTACCAGGACCGAAAGCGCTACGCCTTCAAGACCCAGGTCTTTTTCCTCCTTTCCCGCTACCGGCAGCTTTCCCGCCTTCGGGAAAGATCCCTATTCGGTGGGGTGGTGGCCGACTACCTTTTTGACAAGGACGCCATCTTCGCGAGCCTCAACCTGGAGGGCCCCGAGTGGGACCTTTACTTGGACCTTTACCGGGAGCTTTCCCTGAAGCTTCCCCCGCCCGACCTCACGGTCTACCTAAGGGTCTCGGTGCCGGTGCTATTGGAACGCATCCAGAAACGGGGCAGGCCCTTTGAGGAGGGGATGGACCCCGCCTACCTCGAGGCCCTCTCCGAAGCCTACGAGCGCCACTTTGCCCGCTACGCCCATCCCCTTTTGGTCCTCGAGGCGGACCAGCTGGACTACAGCCAACCCGGCCCCGACCAGGACCGGGTGGTGGCCCTGGTGAAGACCCGCCTTGCCCAGGGCGGCAGGACCGCCTAA